The window GTTATTCTAGAAATATACCTTGTACTTTCCTTACCAGCTCTAAACACACACAGCAGGCTCTCGGTTTGCCTGCATTAGTTTGAATTTTGGTGCTGTAGTTCAACAGGAGTGGGGGTTGAAATTCATTTGACTATTAGTTCTGATGATCAGGTGATTTTGAACCTAGAAGTTTTACTGGTCTTTTGATGTAAGAATTAGGAAGCTCAAAAAAACATATTTTCATTTCATTGCCATCTCTTCTAAATGGCAGATTCATTTCATTGGATATTTCATTTACTTTTGATTGATAATTTCAATTATTCATGATCAAATAAATTGTATCaattatttttcttatcttgTGAATTTTGGAGGGTTGAATGGATCTCTACTCTTAACGATTTTTCAAGTGTTGGGATTTATTGTGTTTTTCCTAAAAGCTGACACAAGTATTGTGGGTTGAAAAACCCGATCCTGAAATTTTTGTGAGAAAACCCAGGTTGGGTCAGGTTTCATGTTTATTTTTTTGCAGGTTTTATGTATTTTACATAGTATTTTGTGTGGATCGAAAAGcgtgctagagggggatgaatagctcttgTGATTTTTTCTCATTTATCATAAAGCAATAGAGAAAACACAGTGGAAATAAAGAAGTAAAAGAAGAACAaaaaccaagctaacacgtttttacttggttcagtgCAAGTGACGACTTCTACTTTAAGGTCCAAACTCGTTGAGTGTTTGTGCTGGGCAAGTCACTATAGCTCAAAGCATTATAGaggaaatttaaattataaagtaAATGCAAATATTAAATTTACCGACAACTTTAAATATGTAGAGCTTTGGTGTTGTTTGTCAGATTAGCATTCGGTTGTTGTGGAGAGTTTTTCGAAGCAGTGTGCAAGTACAGAACTCGATGCGAATTAATTGTTCTTTGTGGGTGTTGAGCATTGCTTTTTTAAAGTGTTGAGAGCGTCCCCAACTTCATCTGAGATGCCTCCAAATGCAAATTTTATCCCATGCACTTCGAATTCTATAACCTCTGCAGATTGTGGTTTCTATCTACGCGAGTGTGCCTTCCAGGCACTTCGAGGCATCTCCAATGCGTTCTAGGGCGCCTCCCCATAGCGAAAACTTTATCCTCAAAGTTTATCTGCGCGAGGGCGACTTTGTCCTATCCAGGGTGCCTTCGCGCAGCTTCGCAGCGCCTCTGTGGCGCTTCCACGTAGCTCCATTGCGCTTTCGCGCAGCTCTGAGTCGCCTTAAGCACTGTTCACTCGAGGCTAACTTGTGTATTTTAGCTctcgcaaaacaaagttaacacaatgtAAAAtagtatttattaattaatttggcAGTCTTGGgattgtctggttctgactttaaGATTTTTCATGAAATCCTAGGTCAAATCGACATTCTCAAcgaggaacgtgtcctcacctacttctttCAGGGGTGTTACCTTTTGCCAAACATtcgtttggacttttgcttagcatctgACCTTGATCTTCCTGACTTTTGCTAGACGTCCAATCCTCGATCCGCCTAGACTTTCGCCTGGTGTATACTACTCCTAGGACTTTTGTTCAATGTCCTCAATTTGCCAAGTCTTCTATCCAGTCCATCTGATCAGGATTTCATGCCCAATCGTCTCGATTAGGATTTGGTGCCCAATCTCTTAACCAGAACTTTGTGATCAATCTTTTGACCAGGACTTCGTTGTCTAGTCTCAACTAGGCAAGACTAGGTCTTGCGTGTACACTGAGATAAGCTTGTTAAATCACAACACagtttaactttgaattatttgtcattatcaaaaccagGTTTGGTTAGTTGGTACTTCCAGTACCAATATTTTGTAGATATCTGGTATATAAATGTATGGTATATATCATTTTTGGAAAGCAACTCAAACCTAAATTTTGAAATCATTGAATTTGAAACCCACCACTAGGGATTGTTAGGAGTTTGCATAAAGTTTGTACTATCACTAGGGGTTTGATATCTAGTTAcgacctattaggactttctcacttgcTAAGTATTTATTCAttcttaacctacttggactttcaatgCTAAGCATCTAGTCCTCTTAACCTGTCCAGACATTCTATGCCAACACTTATTGAACTTCTCTTTTGCCAACTCCTTATCGGACTTTCCATCTGTCAATTGCTTGTTGGACTTCTCCTTAAACAAATGTGCAGTCAACCTCAACCTATTCGGACATCATCTTATGTCATCTTATGTTAACATATTAGCCTACCTTAAAGTTACCTCGATTATATTGCCCACAATTGGATTGTGCCAACATATTTCAAATATCAAATCACAAACCTTCTTGTCTATCTGGATCAAGTTGCatttgattgcaccaacacaatctGCCACTAGTGTATTGGCAAGTTGCTTTTAGAATCAGGCCATCGTTTATATTTTTTTGGTTAACTATCACACCTCATGCCTCATGATTTGCTTGTTTCTTACTGGGCTGCATATATCCTTTGAATTTCGATATTTCATTTACTGATATACAACTTATTGTTCCATCAATGATTAACTGGTCTCCTGTCTGATTATTCTTTGCGAACATGCAGTTTAAGAATGTACAATTCACTGGTCGAGAAGTGCTTTACTGACTGTGTAGACTCCTTCAAGCGTAAATCTCTCGACAAGCAAGAAGAAACATGCATCAAACGCTGTGCTGAGAAATTTCTGAAGCATTCCATGAGGGTCGGCATGAGATTCGCGGAGTTGAACCAGGGTGCTCCCACTCCTGATTAATGTAGTTAAAGCTGGTCATTTTCCTATATCACAGGTTTCTCGCTTCCCATAATCTTTGACTGCTGTGTTCTAGGAGAATTGAGTTCAGActgaaattatttaaatttacattTGTCCGTCGGCGAGCTTCCGATTAGCTCAGCAGAGTTTGTTGCATTTTTTAGCACTAAGATTTGACCtattaattaatcttattatAAAATAAAGCTCAAGCAATTAGATCTTGCATCAGCCAAAATTAACTACCTTGATTGGGTTGGTGCTATTTGTTAAAGGGAAAATTtctctttacttttttttttcttctgaaaattccCTTCTGTCAGAGTAAACAAAAATATTGAACCAGAAATCGAAGGACACTTCATTCGGCaggtttagtttaattttgataTCTTAGATTCTAATTCacgagttgttttttttttaccatGATAGGCCAAATATAACCAATGAGGATGTTGAAAGTCTAATTTTTGGAGACGATTCCTTTAGTTTTCTACCACGAACCAGGAGCTACTAGATGGCTGGTCGCTCTTCTAATCATGAAATAGAAAGATAGTATATATGGCATTACGATTCAAACAGCAACAATAGTACTTCTAAAGATAAGATTTAGGACTTGGCAAATGAAAGAGCAATGAAGACACCAGTAAAAAATTAGTCTCTGAGGTCGGCTT is drawn from Zingiber officinale cultivar Zhangliang chromosome 1B, Zo_v1.1, whole genome shotgun sequence and contains these coding sequences:
- the LOC122047099 gene encoding mitochondrial import inner membrane translocase subunit Tim9 translates to MDKSMLGDLGSLPEEDQMRMSAMIDQIQIRDSLRMYNSLVEKCFTDCVDSFKRKSLDKQEETCIKRCAEKFLKHSMRVGMRFAELNQGAPTPD